The following proteins come from a genomic window of Pseudomonas sp. MAG733B:
- a CDS encoding O-antigen ligase family protein yields MSTLEIRYSTLRDAFTLFGVLFYIQVITFVLSLGSASSFGDINKDLEGNVANQICGLITLLVPLFFFIRNKVFLSKTFYRSNFFLLVFIVCVVASIGWSNDPMLSLKRFIALLSVMFFAGFIAYNYPLEKITYMLGCAIGVAAMIGLILAVVMPDVAFLSGGIRDGAFKGVFAEKNAGARLNAIAILLLIPTIRQRNRWALFCSFFSLIAILLAQSATGVALIVSGTLSYWYFLTLIRLRINRSQWLFFGCTLAFLLVCLLLYNHLSWLLEMAGRDPSLTDRTLIWELLAPFIDDQWLKGYGFGAFWASPDADAFIRRWGYIGNAHSGYVETLLNGGAIQLAALILLLAEALLKQYRAVTANQAAQFRASALVIIGLFIVTNYVAYVIPNYRSAEFLVFCTLALSFRHHHATYPESSPTTLRQRQAGREFQRDSAKA; encoded by the coding sequence ATGAGTACGCTGGAGATCAGATATAGCACCCTGCGCGACGCCTTCACTCTGTTCGGCGTGCTGTTCTACATCCAGGTCATCACGTTTGTCCTGAGTCTGGGCAGCGCATCCAGTTTCGGTGACATCAACAAAGACCTCGAAGGCAACGTCGCCAACCAGATCTGCGGCCTCATCACACTGTTGGTGCCCCTGTTCTTCTTCATCCGCAACAAAGTGTTCCTGAGCAAAACCTTTTACCGCAGCAACTTCTTTCTACTCGTGTTCATAGTCTGTGTCGTTGCATCGATCGGTTGGTCCAACGATCCGATGCTGAGTCTCAAGCGGTTTATCGCACTGCTCAGCGTGATGTTTTTTGCCGGCTTCATCGCCTATAACTACCCGCTTGAAAAAATCACCTACATGCTCGGCTGTGCCATCGGCGTGGCGGCGATGATCGGATTGATACTCGCCGTGGTCATGCCTGACGTCGCGTTCTTGTCCGGTGGCATTCGTGACGGGGCATTCAAGGGGGTTTTTGCAGAAAAGAACGCTGGGGCCCGGCTCAACGCAATTGCCATCCTGTTGTTGATACCGACTATCCGCCAACGCAATCGCTGGGCCCTCTTCTGCTCGTTTTTTTCGCTGATCGCCATCCTGCTCGCGCAATCGGCAACCGGCGTGGCATTGATCGTTTCCGGTACGCTGAGCTACTGGTATTTCCTCACCTTGATCCGGCTCCGGATCAACCGCTCGCAGTGGCTGTTTTTCGGTTGCACGCTGGCGTTCCTGCTGGTTTGCCTGTTGCTGTACAACCATCTTTCGTGGCTGCTGGAGATGGCCGGTCGTGATCCGTCGCTCACTGACCGAACATTGATCTGGGAGCTGCTCGCGCCATTTATCGACGATCAATGGCTCAAGGGCTACGGCTTTGGTGCCTTCTGGGCCAGCCCCGACGCTGATGCTTTCATCCGTCGCTGGGGCTATATAGGCAATGCCCACAGCGGTTACGTGGAAACCCTGCTCAATGGCGGCGCTATCCAGCTGGCTGCGCTGATCCTGCTGCTGGCCGAAGCGCTGCTCAAACAATACCGCGCCGTAACGGCCAACCAGGCCGCACAGTTTCGCGCCAGCGCCCTGGTGATCATCGGCTTGTTCATCGTCACCAATTATGTGGCGTACGTGATTCCCAATTACCGCTCCGCCGAGTTTTTGGTGTTTTGCACCCTGGCCCTGTCCTTTCGGCATCACCACGCGACATACCCCGAGTCATCACCGACAACCCTGCGCCAGCGTCAGGCTGGCCGAGAATTCCAGCGCGATTCAGCCAAGGCGTAA
- a CDS encoding glycosyltransferase family A protein, giving the protein MPNQATPLAHSVCVVIPMYNGAGSIEQTLSSLAEQTRLPDHVIVVDDGSTDDGPQRVRDFVAPFRLTLLQQANEGQASARNHGMRHSQETFVAMLDADDQFRPQKLELQLALYEELSQQGRPVGLIDCYTQVNYSDGRRQLDNILKNGRHFYDFIHANVVNGVSTALVKRDVIMQLGGFDASLRYSEDRFMWTRIAEHWEIHTVPQVLLERTVNSGNMTAQPKKYYQNKIRFIEVYLARYGAQLSKQQRIDFVLGNHSDFLNAFSRRDEHAEVIDVYRRMLECSWQTLIFNNGKSTLRYLYARARTLRKATASTTAH; this is encoded by the coding sequence GTGCCAAACCAAGCCACCCCCTTAGCGCATTCCGTGTGTGTCGTGATCCCGATGTACAACGGCGCCGGCAGCATTGAGCAAACCTTGTCGTCCCTGGCCGAGCAAACCCGACTGCCCGACCACGTCATCGTCGTCGACGACGGGTCCACCGATGACGGACCACAACGGGTCCGAGACTTCGTGGCGCCGTTTCGCCTCACGCTGTTGCAGCAAGCCAACGAAGGCCAGGCCAGCGCCCGTAACCACGGCATGCGGCACTCCCAAGAGACTTTTGTTGCAATGCTCGATGCCGATGATCAATTTCGTCCGCAAAAGCTGGAACTGCAGCTGGCTCTGTATGAAGAACTCAGTCAACAGGGCCGCCCCGTGGGATTGATCGACTGCTACACCCAGGTCAATTACAGCGATGGCAGGCGGCAACTGGACAACATTCTCAAGAACGGCAGGCATTTCTACGACTTCATCCACGCCAACGTCGTCAACGGCGTATCCACCGCGCTGGTCAAGCGCGACGTGATCATGCAACTGGGCGGCTTCGATGCCAGCCTGCGTTATTCCGAAGACCGCTTCATGTGGACGCGTATCGCAGAACACTGGGAGATCCACACGGTGCCCCAGGTGCTGCTGGAACGCACGGTCAACAGCGGCAACATGACCGCGCAACCGAAAAAGTATTACCAGAACAAGATCCGCTTCATCGAGGTGTACCTCGCCCGCTACGGCGCGCAGTTAAGTAAGCAGCAACGGATCGATTTCGTGCTGGGCAACCACTCAGACTTTCTCAATGCGTTTTCCCGACGCGACGAGCATGCCGAGGTAATCGACGTGTACCGGCGAATGCTTGAGTGCTCCTGGCAAACCCTGATCTTCAACAACGGCAAATCGACCTTGCGCTACCTCTATGCCCGCGCCCGGACATTGCGAAAGGCAACGGCATCAACCACCGCTCATTGA